The Porphyromonas sp. oral taxon 275 DNA window GAGCTTCACCATCAAGAAGGGCAAGATACGCGGCGTCGAGAGCTACGGCATGCTCTGCAGCGAGGTAGAGATAGGCGTAGGCACAGACAACTCGGGGATCATCCTCCTCGAGACTGACAGCATCACCCCAGGGACGCCCGCGGCGAGCCACTACGGCGTCAGCTCGGACTACATCCTCGAGGTAGACATCACCCCCAACCGCGTAGACGCCACCTCGCACTACGGCGTAGCACGCGATCTGGCTGCCTACCTGACGCAGCAGACGGGCTCTGTAGTCAGCGCTCAGCTCCCCGAGCTCAGCGCCTCTCCCAAGGCTGGCAGCTGCCCCCTACCCGTCTCGGTCCAAGTCCCCAGCACGCTCTGCCCCCGCTTCCAAGGGCTCGTTATCCGCGGCCTCAAGGTCGGGGAGAGCCCCAAGTGGCTGCGCCAGACGCTGGAGCGCATCGGGCTGAAGCCCATCAACGTCGTGGTAGACGTCACCAACTTCGTCCTGCACGAATACGGACAGCCCCTACACGCCTACGATCTCTCTAAGGTCGGGGCTGGGCTACGCGTCAAGCTCGCCGAGGAGCAGAAGATGACGCTCCTCGACAAGAGCGAAGGCCAGCTAAGCGGACAGGACCTCGTGATCGCCTCCACCGACGGGACGCCGCTCTGCGTGGCGGGTGTCATGGGAGGGCTCGACTCGGGCACTACGGAGCAGACGACGGAGATCTTCCTCGAGGCAGCGAACTTCAACGCCAGCTCCGTACGCAAGACGGCACGACGCCTTGGCCTAAATACCGACTCCTCCTTCCGCTTCGAGCGCGGGCTCGACCCCGAGCGCACGACCTGGGCGCTGCTGCGTGCTGCGAGCCTCATCCTCGAGCTCTGCCCCGGCAGCAGCATCGACGGCGGCCTCTTCGACCACTATCCCGAGCCCAGCGAGCCCTATGCGGTGACGCTGGACCTGGGGTACATGCACCGCCTCATCGGGCAGGAGATCCCCGAGTCTGACGTAGCCCGCATCCTCGCCAGCCTCGAGATTGAGGTCACCGAGCGCCAGGGCAAGCTCTGGTCGCTGCGTGTACCCCGCTACCGCGTCGACGTCACGCGCCCCAGCGACGTCGTCGAGGAGATCCTCCGCATCTATGGCTACAACCGCATCGAGCTGAGTGGCTACATCCATGCCAACCTCAGCCCTAAGGGCGCCGTCGACCGCTCCTACAGTCGCAAGCTCCTCCTCTCGGAGCAGCTGACGGGCGCGGGCTTCAACGAGCTGCTCAATAACTCCCTCTCCTCCGAAGCCTACTACGAGGGCCTCACGAGCTACCCTGCCGAGCGCCTCGTACGCCTGGTGAATCCGCTCAGCGGCGAGCTGAACGTGATGCGCCAGACGCTGCTCTTCGGCGGACTGGCGGCCATCAGCCGCAATCTACGCCGCCAGCAGCGCAGCTTCTACTACTATGAGTGGGGCAACTGCTACGAGGCCGCACCCGAGCAGACCAAGTCCGACGCGACGACCCTGGCAGGCTATCGCGAGCGTCAGACGCTGGGCCTATGGGTCGCAGGAGAGCGTGTCACGGGCAGCTGGGCACACCCTGACGAGGCAGCCTCCCCCTTCGAGCTCAAGGCACAGGTAGAGCATATCTTCGAGCGCCTAGGCATCGCCCTCTCCGGGATCAAGACGAGCTTCGTCGAGCGCGATATCTTCGCTGGCCCCGGCTACGCCTATAGCACCTATGAGGGCAAGGAACTCGTCGTCCTCGGGCAGGTACATCCACGCCTCGTCGCCGCATGGGACATCGAGCTACCCGTATACTTCGCCTCGGTCGACTGGGAGCAGATCAATCGACTCGCCGAGCGGGTCAAGCTCGAGGCCAAGGAGCTGGCGAAGTACCCCATCGTCAAGCGTGACCTTTCCCTCCTCATCGACAGCAAGACGACCTTCGCCGAGCTCGAGCAGGCTGCACGCCGCGCCGAGAAAAAGCTGCTCAGGAGCGTCAGCCTCTTCGACGTCTATGAGGGGAAGAACCTCCCCGCAGGTAAGAAGAGCTACGCCCTCTCCTTCTACCTCCAGGACACGGAGCGCACGATGAGCGACAAGCAGATCGACGCCATCATGAGCAAGATACGCAAGAGCCTCGAGGACGGCTTCGGGGCCGAGCTACGCTAGTATAAAGACTGATTGACAACACTATATTCACGACATACACATTATGGGAAGAGCATTTGAATATCGTAAGGCTCGTAAGATGAAGCGCTGGGGTAATATGGCCCGCGTCTTTACCAAGCTCGGCAAGGAAATCACCATCGCAGCTAAGGCTGGCGGTCCTGACCCCGAGACCAACCCCCGTCTACGCGTCCTGATGCAGACTGCCAAGAAGGAAAACATGCCCAAGGACAACGTAGAGCGCGCCATCAAGAAGGCGACGTCCAAGGACTTCTCCGACTACAAGGAGATGAACTACGAGGGCTATGGCCCCTTCGGTATCGCCATCTTCGTCGAGACCGCTACGGACAACACGACGCGTACCGTGGCCAACGTGCGTAGCTACTTCAACAAGTTCGGTGGCAGCCTCGGCACGACGGGTAGCCTTGAGTTCCTCTTCGAGCACAAGTGCATCTTCCACATCGTCAAGAAGGAGGGCATGGACATCGAGGAGCTGGAGCTGGAGCTGATCGACTATGGCGTCGACGAGCTGGAGGACGATGAGAACGAGATCATCCTCTACGGGGCCTTCAGCGACAACGCGCAGATCCAGGCCTATCTCGAGAGTGCTGGCTACGAGATCACCTCGGCGGAGTTCGTCCGCCTGCCCAATGACACCAAGCCTGTGACAGCTGAGCAGCGCGAGACCCTCGCCAAGCTCATCGACAAGCTCGAGGAGGATGAGGACGTGCAGAACGT harbors:
- the pheT gene encoding phenylalanine--tRNA ligase subunit beta, with translation MNISYDLLRSYVATDLSPEGVAEALTSIGLETGGIEEVESIPGGLKGLVLGKVLTCVEHENSDHLHVTTVDVGDEEPLQIVCGAPNVAAGKGVVVATIGTVLPAGEESFTIKKGKIRGVESYGMLCSEVEIGVGTDNSGIILLETDSITPGTPAASHYGVSSDYILEVDITPNRVDATSHYGVARDLAAYLTQQTGSVVSAQLPELSASPKAGSCPLPVSVQVPSTLCPRFQGLVIRGLKVGESPKWLRQTLERIGLKPINVVVDVTNFVLHEYGQPLHAYDLSKVGAGLRVKLAEEQKMTLLDKSEGQLSGQDLVIASTDGTPLCVAGVMGGLDSGTTEQTTEIFLEAANFNASSVRKTARRLGLNTDSSFRFERGLDPERTTWALLRAASLILELCPGSSIDGGLFDHYPEPSEPYAVTLDLGYMHRLIGQEIPESDVARILASLEIEVTERQGKLWSLRVPRYRVDVTRPSDVVEEILRIYGYNRIELSGYIHANLSPKGAVDRSYSRKLLLSEQLTGAGFNELLNNSLSSEAYYEGLTSYPAERLVRLVNPLSGELNVMRQTLLFGGLAAISRNLRRQQRSFYYYEWGNCYEAAPEQTKSDATTLAGYRERQTLGLWVAGERVTGSWAHPDEAASPFELKAQVEHIFERLGIALSGIKTSFVERDIFAGPGYAYSTYEGKELVVLGQVHPRLVAAWDIELPVYFASVDWEQINRLAERVKLEAKELAKYPIVKRDLSLLIDSKTTFAELEQAARRAEKKLLRSVSLFDVYEGKNLPAGKKSYALSFYLQDTERTMSDKQIDAIMSKIRKSLEDGFGAELR
- a CDS encoding YebC/PmpR family DNA-binding transcriptional regulator, coding for MGRAFEYRKARKMKRWGNMARVFTKLGKEITIAAKAGGPDPETNPRLRVLMQTAKKENMPKDNVERAIKKATSKDFSDYKEMNYEGYGPFGIAIFVETATDNTTRTVANVRSYFNKFGGSLGTTGSLEFLFEHKCIFHIVKKEGMDIEELELELIDYGVDELEDDENEIILYGAFSDNAQIQAYLESAGYEITSAEFVRLPNDTKPVTAEQRETLAKLIDKLEEDEDVQNVFTNMQEEEEEE